The following are encoded together in the Buchnera aphidicola (Acyrthosiphon lactucae) genome:
- the recB gene encoding exodeoxyribonuclease V subunit beta yields the protein MNITNIKKKLDIFKIFLNGVNLIEASAGTGKTFTIVLLYLRLLLGIGKKNIYKKKLLVHEILVVTFTNTAKEELYIRIKDGIQNLYLTCINKKNKNPPFDFFLKEINNIDEAIYILKKAKNNINESCIYTIHGFCQHILELHTFHLNSIFEDKIIDDEDNLYLQATQDFWRRSFYNLPEDIINIIHQDYKNPNDLLKKIKPFFHVQLVNFPEKILNNKKIIISHKKNIKKINFFKKIWLIYYQFIPKEIDNLKINKKIYSNFNLSRWINDITIWAKSETKDYAIPLSLKYFTKENIKKNTTNNICSKYIIFEETEKILTKKFSLKNIIIIYAIKKINEFLLKEKKKKSLIGFNDLLNILLKSVKKEKYLRNLIRRKYPAVFIDEFQDTDIKQYKIFDRLYKKNKKTVLFLIGDPKQAIYSFRGADIFSYLYAKSKIKTYYYLDTNWRSSINMCKSINFLFSQHKNPFIFNNISFTPILPSHKNSSMNFTINEIIQVPMRFFLQEKEEVHIDDYQVWISKQCANEISFWLTSAKKGKAKITTKNGERILKANDIAILVRNKKESNLIQNELKKLNIISIYSSEKTSIFQTFDAQELLWILESILEPENETLLRQSNSTHIFKKLSSIMKKKSINENSYFLIEKLYEYQDIWEKIGIFYMIKTIILEYQINSNSIEINEHYIKNLNFLHIAELLQEQFQYFQKKTSLISWFQKKILQKTKPLHNEYIRSFNQNISVKIVTIHKSKGLEYPIVWIPFSIDFKKSLLPIYHDKKNFKTYFDIKQTNESLSIADEERLAEDIRFLYVALTRAIVHCSIGIACVIKKHKKNRNNSDIHKSGLGYTIQDGKSMNYKNLFNQLKKISMNNFIEIRHNTENFELPIEKKIIYLIRKTNFLNEKIRNLWKITSFTQLNKENKLLTINKKETISEKSLIQNKKKNNKFPTIHNFPKGENTGLMIHEILKNLPFLNEKNYNWFSDILNKYNISLKWTEILISWIKNIINTPIGNKKIILSKIEKKSCIRELEFFLPIKNKLYSTELNKIIQCIDPISILSPKLFFNPVKGILKGFIDLVFFWKKKYYILDYKSNWLGKNNSFYSNVHIKKEMIKKRYDLQYQIYTIAIHKYLQKKIKNYNYKDDFGGVFYIFLRAVEPEQKNNGIFYSIPDYSLIEKITTLIS from the coding sequence ATGAATATTACTAATATAAAAAAAAAACTCGATATATTTAAAATATTTCTTAATGGAGTAAATTTAATAGAAGCTTCAGCAGGAACGGGAAAAACTTTTACAATTGTATTGTTATATTTACGTTTATTATTAGGTATAGGAAAAAAAAATATATATAAAAAAAAGCTTTTAGTGCATGAAATACTAGTAGTTACCTTTACTAATACAGCAAAAGAAGAATTATATATACGTATTAAAGATGGTATTCAAAATCTATATTTAACTTGTATAAATAAAAAGAATAAAAATCCTCCTTTTGATTTTTTTTTAAAAGAAATTAATAATATAGATGAAGCTATTTATATTTTAAAAAAAGCAAAAAATAACATAAACGAATCTTGCATCTATACAATACATGGTTTTTGTCAACATATATTAGAATTGCATACTTTTCATTTAAATTCTATTTTTGAAGATAAAATAATTGATGATGAAGATAATTTATATTTACAAGCTACACAAGATTTTTGGAGACGTTCTTTTTATAATTTACCAGAAGATATTATTAATATTATTCATCAAGATTATAAAAATCCAAACGATCTTTTAAAAAAGATAAAACCATTTTTTCATGTACAGTTAGTTAATTTTCCTGAAAAAATTTTAAACAATAAAAAAATAATTATTTCTCATAAAAAAAACATAAAAAAAATAAATTTTTTTAAAAAAATATGGTTAATTTATTATCAATTTATACCCAAAGAAATTGATAATCTAAAAATAAATAAAAAAATATATAGTAATTTTAATCTTTCTAGATGGATTAATGATATTACAATATGGGCAAAATCTGAAACTAAAGATTATGCAATTCCACTTTCATTAAAATATTTTACAAAAGAAAATATAAAAAAAAATACAACTAATAATATCTGCTCAAAATATATTATTTTTGAAGAAACTGAAAAAATATTAACAAAGAAATTTTCGTTAAAAAATATTATTATTATATACGCTATAAAAAAAATTAATGAATTTTTACTAAAAGAAAAGAAAAAAAAATCATTAATAGGATTTAATGATTTATTAAATATACTCTTAAAATCTGTAAAAAAAGAAAAATATCTTAGAAATTTAATAAGAAGAAAATACCCTGCAGTATTTATTGATGAGTTTCAAGATACTGATATTAAACAATATAAAATATTTGATCGTTTATATAAAAAAAACAAAAAAACAGTATTATTTCTTATTGGAGATCCCAAACAAGCAATATATAGTTTTAGAGGTGCGGATATTTTTTCATATTTATATGCCAAATCTAAAATTAAAACATACTATTATCTTGATACTAATTGGCGTTCTTCAATAAATATGTGTAAAAGTATTAATTTTTTATTTTCTCAACATAAAAATCCATTTATTTTTAATAATATTTCATTTACACCTATATTGCCTTCTCATAAAAACTCAAGTATGAACTTTACGATCAATGAAATTATTCAAGTTCCAATGAGATTTTTTTTACAAGAAAAGGAAGAAGTGCATATTGATGATTATCAAGTTTGGATTTCAAAACAGTGTGCAAATGAAATTAGTTTTTGGTTAACTTCCGCAAAAAAAGGAAAAGCTAAGATTACAACTAAAAATGGAGAAAGAATTCTCAAGGCTAACGATATTGCTATATTAGTAAGAAATAAAAAAGAATCTAATCTAATTCAAAACGAGCTAAAAAAACTTAATATCATTTCAATATACTCATCTGAAAAAACGAGCATTTTCCAAACTTTTGATGCTCAAGAATTACTATGGATATTAGAATCTATTTTAGAACCTGAAAATGAAACATTATTAAGACAATCAAATTCCACACATATTTTCAAAAAATTATCATCTATAATGAAAAAAAAATCAATAAATGAAAATTCATATTTTTTAATAGAAAAATTATACGAATACCAAGACATATGGGAAAAAATAGGAATTTTCTATATGATTAAAACTATAATATTAGAATATCAAATAAACTCTAATTCTATAGAAATAAATGAACATTATATAAAAAATTTAAATTTTTTACATATAGCAGAATTATTACAAGAACAATTTCAATATTTTCAGAAAAAAACATCTCTAATTAGTTGGTTTCAAAAAAAGATATTACAAAAAACAAAACCATTACATAATGAATATATTAGATCTTTTAATCAAAATATATCTGTTAAAATTGTTACTATACATAAATCGAAGGGATTGGAATATCCTATTGTTTGGATACCTTTTAGCATAGATTTTAAAAAATCACTATTACCTATTTATCATGATAAAAAAAATTTTAAAACATATTTTGATATAAAACAAACTAATGAAAGTTTATCTATAGCAGATGAAGAAAGATTAGCAGAAGATATAAGATTTTTATATGTTGCACTTACAAGAGCAATTGTGCATTGTAGTATTGGGATAGCATGTGTAATAAAAAAACATAAAAAAAATAGAAATAATAGTGATATTCACAAAAGTGGTTTAGGATACACTATACAAGATGGTAAATCTATGAATTACAAAAACTTATTTAATCAATTAAAAAAAATAAGCATGAATAATTTTATAGAAATAAGACATAATACAGAAAATTTTGAATTACCTATAGAAAAAAAAATAATTTATTTAATACGAAAAACAAATTTTTTAAATGAAAAAATCAGAAATCTTTGGAAAATAACAAGTTTTACACAATTAAATAAAGAAAATAAATTATTAACAATCAACAAAAAAGAAACTATTTCAGAAAAATCTTTAATACAAAATAAGAAAAAAAATAATAAATTTCCAACAATACATAACTTTCCAAAGGGAGAAAATACTGGATTGATGATTCATGAAATATTAAAAAATTTACCTTTTTTAAATGAAAAAAATTATAATTGGTTTTCTGATATTTTAAACAAATATAATATTTCTTTAAAATGGACTGAAATATTAATATCTTGGATAAAAAATATTATTAATACACCTATCGGTAATAAAAAAATTATTTTATCAAAAATAGAAAAAAAATCATGTATAAGAGAATTAGAATTTTTTTTACCTATAAAAAATAAATTATACAGTACAGAATTAAATAAAATTATACAATGTATTGATCCTATATCTATTCTTTCTCCAAAATTATTTTTTAATCCAGTTAAGGGAATATTAAAAGGATTTATTGATTTAGTTTTTTTTTGGAAGAAAAAATATTATATATTAGATTATAAGTCTAATTGGTTAGGAAAAAATAATAGTTTTTATTCTAATGTGCATATAAAAAAAGAAATGATTAAAAAAAGATATGATTTACAATATCAAATATACACCATAGCAATACATAAATACTTGCAAAAAAAAATAAAAAACTATAATTATAAAGATGATTTTGGTGGTGTTTTTTATATTTTTTTGCGAGCAGTAGAACCTGAACAAAAAAATAATGGAATTTTTTATTCTATTCCAGATTATTCACTAATAGAAAAAATAACTACTTTAATTTCATAA
- the mscS gene encoding small-conductance mechanosensitive channel MscS — MDELNVVNDINHAGNWLIRNQELLLGYIVNLTSAIIILVSGMFISKIISNGVNQVLITRNIDATIAGFLSALMRYIVITFTLIAALGRIGVQTTSVIAILGAAGMAIGLALQGSLSNFAAGVLLVTLRPLKTGEYVNLGNVSGTVLNIHIFYTTLRTLDGKIVVVPNNKIISGNIINYSREPARRNEFIISVSYNSDIDLVIKILRTVIEKEDRVIKDRDIIVGLSELAPSSLNFIVRCWSKNNDLNSVYWDLMAKFKKELDKNNINIPYPQLDIHVYKKK, encoded by the coding sequence ATGGACGAATTAAATGTAGTAAATGATATCAATCATGCAGGAAATTGGTTGATACGTAATCAAGAATTATTACTTGGATACATAGTGAATCTGACATCTGCTATTATTATTTTAGTTTCTGGAATGTTTATATCTAAAATCATATCAAATGGAGTTAACCAAGTATTAATTACTCGTAATATTGATGCTACTATTGCTGGTTTTCTTTCTGCATTAATGCGATATATTGTTATTACTTTTACACTCATTGCTGCATTAGGTCGAATTGGAGTACAAACAACATCAGTAATTGCTATATTAGGAGCAGCTGGTATGGCAATAGGTTTAGCTTTACAAGGATCTTTATCTAATTTTGCAGCCGGTGTGTTATTAGTAACACTTAGACCATTAAAAACTGGAGAATATGTCAATTTAGGAAATGTTTCAGGAACTGTATTAAATATTCACATTTTTTATACGACACTTCGTACTTTAGATGGGAAAATTGTAGTAGTTCCTAATAATAAAATTATTTCTGGTAATATAATTAATTATTCAAGAGAACCAGCACGTCGTAATGAATTTATTATAAGTGTCTCTTATAATAGTGATATTGACTTGGTCATAAAAATTTTACGAACAGTAATAGAAAAAGAAGATCGAGTTATTAAAGATAGAGATATTATTGTCGGTCTTAGTGAATTAGCTCCATCTTCTTTAAATTTTATAGTTCGTTGTTGGAGTAAAAATAACGATTTAAATTCAGTATATTGGGATTTAATGGCTAAATTTAAAAAAGAATTAGATAAAAATAATATTAATATTCCTTATCCTCAACTAGATATACATGTTTATAAAAAAAAATAA
- the recD gene encoding exodeoxyribonuclease V subunit alpha: MIILLKKAVKLKIIRPIDFYFSQFIAEKNIVVMLVAACISYENSQGHIFLPIKYFEKNYFFSSSNKKLIKKILIILEKKINWSLELLNHPSVGNGYIPTPLVLYKKKIYLYKMWKSENNILNYLYTKKNQNKINQKKCSKILDNLFPGKRKNFQKIAVALTLINQITFIVGGPGTGKTTTILKIIIALIKNAKKTIKIQLSAPTGKATTRLTEIIKNNIFNLYFSEKEKCSLPSRAKTIHQLLGIQKISQNSFFNKNNLLDLDVLIIDEISMVDILMMEKILFSVSSNTKLIFIGDHNQLCPVESCSILRKICCYADNGYSFKTIINIEKLTQYKLSKIINKTTTAFISNSICLLKKNYRFDKSSGIYTLSNAICNKKIKIIKNLFKNSIKNVFFYETNSTQKYIKMIENIALNYQNFWEKIYKNENMKEIIKSFQDYQVLCVLHDGLFGVNTINKKLEENMYQRNIIKYFYINGQEWYIGKPIIINNNNKFLDIFNGNIGITNINKNGTLQVSFLKENNKITNIPVKILRNYKTAWAITVHKAQGSEFMNTALILPNFNSNILNKDILYTGITRSRKILSIFSEKEIFIKTALKNTEKIIFK; the protein is encoded by the coding sequence ATGATTATATTATTAAAAAAAGCTGTAAAATTAAAAATTATACGTCCAATTGATTTTTATTTTTCTCAATTTATCGCAGAAAAAAATATTGTTGTAATGTTAGTTGCAGCTTGCATAAGTTATGAAAATAGTCAAGGACATATCTTTCTACCTATTAAATATTTTGAAAAAAATTATTTTTTTTCTAGTTCAAATAAGAAATTAATAAAAAAAATATTAATAATTTTAGAAAAAAAAATAAATTGGTCCTTAGAGTTATTAAACCATCCATCTGTGGGTAATGGTTATATTCCTACACCTTTAGTGTTATATAAAAAAAAAATATATCTTTATAAAATGTGGAAATCTGAAAATAATATTTTAAACTATTTATATACAAAAAAAAATCAAAATAAAATTAATCAGAAAAAATGTTCCAAAATATTAGACAATTTATTTCCTGGTAAAAGAAAAAATTTTCAAAAAATAGCAGTAGCACTAACTTTAATAAATCAGATAACATTTATTGTAGGTGGTCCTGGAACTGGAAAAACTACTACTATATTAAAAATCATAATTGCATTAATTAAAAATGCAAAAAAAACAATTAAAATTCAGTTATCTGCACCAACAGGAAAAGCAACAACACGTTTAACAGAAATAATAAAAAATAATATCTTTAATCTATATTTCTCCGAAAAAGAAAAATGTTCTCTTCCATCTAGAGCTAAAACTATACATCAATTATTAGGAATCCAAAAAATATCGCAAAATAGTTTTTTTAATAAAAATAATTTATTAGATTTAGATGTTTTAATTATTGATGAAATTTCAATGGTAGACATTTTAATGATGGAAAAAATATTATTTTCAGTTTCAAGCAATACTAAGTTGATTTTTATAGGAGATCATAATCAATTATGTCCAGTTGAATCATGTTCTATTTTAAGAAAAATTTGTTGTTATGCTGATAATGGATACAGTTTTAAAACTATAATCAACATCGAAAAACTTACACAATATAAATTGTCAAAAATAATAAATAAAACAACAACAGCGTTTATCAGTAATAGTATATGTCTCTTGAAAAAAAACTATAGATTTGATAAAAGTTCAGGAATTTATACATTATCAAATGCAATTTGTAATAAAAAAATAAAAATTATTAAAAATTTATTTAAGAATTCAATAAAAAATGTTTTTTTTTATGAAACTAATTCCACTCAAAAATATATAAAAATGATTGAAAATATTGCTTTAAACTATCAAAATTTTTGGGAAAAAATATACAAAAATGAAAATATGAAAGAAATAATAAAATCTTTTCAAGATTATCAGGTATTATGTGTATTACATGATGGTTTGTTTGGTGTAAATACCATAAATAAAAAATTAGAAGAAAATATGTATCAAAGAAATATAATAAAATATTTTTATATCAATGGACAAGAGTGGTATATAGGAAAACCTATTATTATTAATAATAACAATAAATTTTTAGATATATTTAATGGAAATATAGGTATTACTAATATTAATAAAAATGGTACTTTACAAGTATCCTTTTTAAAAGAAAATAATAAAATTACTAATATTCCTGTAAAAATTTTAAGAAATTACAAAACTGCTTGGGCTATCACAGTACATAAAGCACAAGGTTCAGAATTTATGAATACAGCTTTAATATTACCAAATTTTAATTCAAATATTTTAAATAAAGATATTTTGTATACTGGTATAACAAGATCTCGAAAAATATTAAGTATTTTTTCAGAAAAAGAAATTTTTATAAAAACTGCTCTTAAAAATACAGAAAAAATAATATTTAAATAA
- a CDS encoding exodeoxyribonuclease V subunit gamma has product MFTVYKSNSLNILLLKAYNIIQKKPLSNILEKDIFIYDNKILFQYLNVFFAEKIGISANFKLYHPNDFIWKLFQIILSKKDLKNTFTHSMMIWKIMKVLDNEDFLKNSNKKDDKIQKFKFSFLMANIFEQYIFYRPNWINEWEIGKNISIIDQNKKWQIKLWMKIIYNIKKTNQSIHHFSNLFYNFKQLIKEKKIKKKYLPDRFFIISSFSLHPSYIKIFKKISAYINIYFLCITPYKNNIFHLIENNKICLNKKIQEKDVFSDSLITLWGQYEKIYALYIIKSRKTKIINCFQKNKNNNLLNIIKNDFFHGNKLIKKKDF; this is encoded by the coding sequence ATGTTTACGGTTTATAAATCAAATTCACTAAATATACTATTATTAAAAGCATATAATATTATTCAAAAAAAACCTCTTTCTAATATTTTAGAAAAAGATATTTTTATTTATGATAATAAAATACTATTTCAATACTTAAATGTATTTTTTGCTGAAAAAATAGGAATTTCTGCTAATTTTAAATTATATCATCCTAATGATTTTATATGGAAATTATTTCAAATCATTTTATCTAAAAAAGATCTAAAAAATACATTCACGCATTCTATGATGATATGGAAAATCATGAAAGTTTTAGATAATGAGGATTTTTTAAAAAATTCTAATAAAAAAGACGATAAAATTCAAAAATTTAAATTTTCATTTTTAATGGCGAATATATTTGAGCAATATATTTTTTATCGTCCTAATTGGATTAACGAATGGGAAATAGGAAAAAATATATCAATAATTGATCAAAATAAAAAATGGCAAATAAAATTATGGATGAAAATAATATATAATATAAAAAAAACAAATCAATCTATTCATCATTTTTCAAATTTGTTTTATAATTTTAAACAATTAATTAAAGAAAAAAAAATAAAAAAAAAATATTTACCTGATCGTTTTTTTATTATTTCTTCTTTTTCATTACATCCTTCTTATATAAAAATATTTAAAAAAATAAGCGCATATATTAATATTTACTTTTTATGTATTACACCATATAAAAACAATATATTTCATTTGATTGAAAATAACAAAATTTGTTTAAATAAAAAAATCCAAGAAAAAGATGTATTTAGTGATTCACTCATAACATTATGGGGGCAATACGAAAAAATTTATGCTTTATATATTATTAAATCTAGAAAAACTAAAATAATTAATTGTTTTCAAAAAAATAAAAATAACAATTTACTAAATATTATTAAAAATGATTTTTTTCACGGTAATAAATTAATAAAAAAAAAAGATTTTTAA
- the mltA gene encoding murein transglycosylase A, producing MKKIIIIIIFFSLILSFVQSYAHIAINQGQQYKKKLIQDFTKIKKINIEKKIVNSKSFLIQIEKIKKYSPSLYSKNESLYKAILNWLKNNSNINKFNQFGINLFQMKGIDNYGNVKITGYYTPIVQARKIQKDEFKYPIYSMPYHLKKNALLPNRKDIYNGALDKKYILAYSNSLIDNFIMEIQGSAFIDYGNNKKLTFFSYAGKNGWPYKAIGQILINRGDIQKKNMSMQSIKNWFKKHTKKEIQNLLEENPSFVFFKKTKKKQVYGASAVPLINQTSVASDTSIIKKGSVILLQTPLLDKNGIFIKKYEMRLVIALDVGGAIKGQHFDMYEGIGKKAAVSAGFYNHYGYAWILNNQ from the coding sequence ATGAAGAAAATAATAATTATAATAATATTTTTCAGTTTAATTCTTTCATTTGTACAATCATACGCACATATAGCTATCAATCAAGGACAACAATATAAAAAAAAACTAATACAAGATTTTACAAAAATAAAAAAAATAAATATTGAAAAAAAAATAGTTAATTCAAAATCATTTCTCATTCAAATAGAAAAAATCAAAAAATATTCTCCATCTTTATACTCAAAAAATGAATCACTTTATAAAGCAATTTTAAATTGGTTGAAAAATAACTCAAATATTAATAAATTCAACCAATTCGGAATTAATTTATTTCAAATGAAAGGAATAGATAACTATGGTAATGTTAAAATAACTGGATATTATACACCAATAGTACAAGCGAGAAAAATTCAAAAAGATGAATTTAAATACCCGATATATTCAATGCCTTATCATTTAAAAAAAAATGCACTTTTACCAAATAGAAAAGACATATATAATGGAGCTTTAGATAAAAAATATATTTTAGCTTATAGTAATTCGTTAATAGATAACTTCATTATGGAGATTCAAGGAAGTGCGTTTATAGATTATGGAAATAATAAAAAATTAACTTTTTTTAGCTATGCTGGTAAAAACGGTTGGCCCTATAAAGCAATTGGACAAATTTTAATTAATCGAGGTGATATACAAAAAAAAAATATGTCTATGCAATCTATTAAAAATTGGTTTAAAAAACATACAAAAAAAGAAATACAAAATTTACTTGAAGAAAATCCATCTTTTGTGTTTTTTAAAAAAACAAAAAAAAAACAAGTATATGGTGCAAGTGCTGTTCCATTAATAAATCAAACATCAGTAGCATCAGATACTTCTATAATAAAAAAAGGTAGTGTAATATTATTACAAACACCACTACTTGATAAAAATGGAATATTTATTAAGAAATATGAAATGCGTTTAGTAATTGCATTAGATGTGGGAGGTGCAATAAAAGGTCAACATTTTGATATGTATGAAGGAATTGGTAAAAAAGCTGCTGTATCAGCAGGTTTTTATAATCATTATGGATATGCTTGGATATTAAATAATCAGTAA
- the fbaA gene encoding class II fructose-bisphosphate aldolase: MNILNIIKPGVMNGNEARKIFELAKKKQFAIPAINCIGTDSINSVLETAARVKSPVIIQFSYGGAAFIAGYKNRLSINHEQAIKGSISGAQHVHLMAKYYKIPVILHTDHCPKETLSWIDGLLEVGEKYYYNNNRPLFTSHMIDLSKEILQENISICKKYFKKMKNINMMLEIELGCTGGEEDGIDNTTIDKKLLYTQPQDVNYAYEELSKISKNFSIAASFGNIHGVYQPGNIDLRPIILKNSQELVSTKHNLKKNPLNLVFHGGSGSNLKEIKESIKYGIVKMNIDTDIQWAAWKGVLNFYKKNKEFLQNQLGNKIDKNKPNKKYYDPRSWIRKSQESMSVRLEKSFKELNSCNIL, encoded by the coding sequence TTGAATATTTTAAATATTATTAAACCAGGTGTTATGAATGGTAATGAAGCTCGCAAAATATTTGAATTAGCCAAAAAAAAACAATTTGCAATACCAGCTATAAATTGTATAGGAACTGATTCTATTAATAGTGTTTTAGAAACTGCAGCTAGAGTAAAATCCCCAGTTATCATACAATTTTCTTATGGAGGAGCTGCTTTTATTGCAGGTTATAAAAATAGGTTATCAATAAATCATGAACAAGCAATAAAAGGATCTATATCTGGTGCTCAACATGTACATTTAATGGCAAAATATTATAAAATCCCGGTAATACTTCATACTGATCATTGTCCGAAAGAAACGCTGTCATGGATTGACGGACTACTAGAAGTAGGCGAAAAATATTATTATAATAATAACAGACCTCTTTTTACTTCTCATATGATTGATTTATCAAAAGAAATTTTACAAGAAAATATTTCTATTTGTAAAAAATATTTTAAAAAAATGAAAAATATTAATATGATGTTAGAAATAGAATTAGGATGTACAGGAGGAGAAGAAGATGGTATTGATAATACTACAATAGATAAAAAATTACTTTATACACAACCTCAAGATGTAAATTATGCTTATGAAGAATTAAGTAAAATTAGTAAAAATTTTAGCATTGCTGCTTCATTTGGTAATATACATGGTGTTTATCAACCGGGAAATATTGATCTTAGACCTATTATTTTAAAAAATTCACAAGAATTAGTAAGTACTAAACATAATTTGAAAAAAAATCCATTAAATTTAGTATTTCATGGAGGTTCAGGTTCAAATTTAAAAGAAATTAAGGAATCAATTAAATATGGCATTGTTAAAATGAATATTGATACTGATATACAATGGGCAGCATGGAAAGGTGTATTAAACTTTTATAAAAAAAATAAAGAATTTTTACAAAATCAATTAGGAAATAAAATTGATAAAAATAAACCTAATAAAAAATACTACGACCCAAGATCATGGATAAGAAAATCACAAGAATCAATGTCAGTTAGATTAGAGAAATCATTTAAAGAATTAAATTCTTGTAATATTTTATAA
- a CDS encoding phosphoglycerate kinase: MTIKKITEINITGKRVLIRSDLNVPIEKGVIQSDARILASLPTIEFAIKKNAKVIIMSHLGRPKEECYTKEYSLFPIFEYFKKKFNYTKIYFSDNFLEDVQLNSGEIAILENTRFNKGELDNHDKLSKKYSNICDIFVMDAFGSAHRMQSSTYGVGKFVKVACAGLLLINEINALKKALKKPKRPMVAIIGGSKVSTKFNVLNKLATIADTIIVGGGIANTFLAIDYKIGKSLHEPDFIFEAKKLRDKYNIIVPIDSRVGENFCKNEKSIIKLPNNITENEEIMDFGDKSIEKIIHILKQSQTIIWNGPVGVFEFPNFRKGTEMIAKTIADSHAFSIAGGGDTLSVIDMFNIKNNISYISTGGGAFLEFIEGKKLPAIHMLEEHFKKQINN; the protein is encoded by the coding sequence ATGACTATAAAAAAAATAACTGAAATAAATATAACTGGAAAAAGAGTTTTAATAAGAAGTGATTTAAATGTTCCTATAGAAAAAGGAGTTATTCAATCTGATGCAAGAATTTTAGCTTCTCTTCCTACTATTGAATTTGCCATTAAAAAAAACGCGAAAGTAATTATTATGTCTCATTTAGGACGACCAAAAGAAGAATGTTATACAAAAGAATATTCTTTATTCCCTATATTTGAATATTTTAAAAAAAAATTTAATTATACAAAAATATATTTTTCCGATAATTTTTTAGAAGATGTTCAACTTAATTCAGGAGAAATTGCAATTTTAGAAAATACTCGTTTTAATAAAGGAGAATTAGATAACCATGACAAACTATCTAAAAAATATTCTAATATTTGCGATATATTTGTAATGGATGCATTTGGAAGTGCACACAGAATGCAATCATCTACTTACGGCGTAGGAAAATTTGTTAAAGTTGCATGTGCTGGACTTCTTCTAATAAATGAAATAAATGCTTTAAAAAAAGCGTTAAAAAAACCAAAACGTCCAATGGTAGCTATAATTGGAGGCTCAAAAGTATCAACTAAATTTAATGTATTAAACAAATTAGCTACAATTGCAGATACAATAATAGTTGGAGGAGGAATAGCAAATACTTTTTTAGCTATTGATTATAAAATAGGAAAATCACTACATGAACCAGATTTTATATTTGAAGCTAAAAAATTACGTGATAAGTACAATATTATTGTACCAATCGATTCACGTGTGGGGGAAAATTTTTGTAAAAATGAAAAATCTATAATTAAATTACCTAATAATATTACAGAAAATGAAGAAATTATGGATTTTGGTGATAAAAGTATTGAAAAAATTATTCATATTCTTAAACAATCTCAAACAATTATTTGGAATGGACCAGTTGGAGTATTTGAATTTCCAAATTTTAGAAAAGGCACTGAAATGATTGCAAAAACAATTGCAGATAGCCATGCTTTTTCAATAGCAGGAGGAGGAGATACATTATCTGTGATTGATATGTTTAATATAAAAAATAATATCTCTTATATTTCAACTGGAGGAGGAGCTTTTTTAGAATTTATAGAAGGGAAAAAACTACCTGCAATACACATGTTAGAAGAACATTTTAAAAAACAAATAAATAATTAA